The following coding sequences lie in one Haematobia irritans isolate KBUSLIRL chromosome 3, ASM5000362v1, whole genome shotgun sequence genomic window:
- the meso18E gene encoding meso18E isoform X1 yields MNTETATNAFQHHHNTRAAENFFNVPESITLLNIVKPERLQNNPMPPSTTEDENHPNNSEPETKSSINSYHHHRAPRTPESYFNVPESIALLNIVKSERIQSAFQSNRKNHASVWEMVAEVLNRYSARKRSAKQCCNRYENLKKIYTQLKKNPERHVRRNWPYMFLFKEIEEQRGECWGSNNKRIALLAKNQDELSYYHRRRQAAEFGALLDKQTQAAVVAQHNLLQSLAAVHSNDSNSNSKLERFLPNHFVEAQLGNDTSGNVNGESGNSNVYDDSSPMPLQMSRKDHDNHDMPHDMPENTAHNLLQAHLSGGAAAAAAAAAAAAAANGLKEALAHQQFEKDCNGALNLQTSDNNVSMNDTDSYRSEPMSDGEFNPDDIQLMQTNYNGSQNFYPNNIEHNILHPDVIVDTDNLTECSSGETPKTKRKLSTSTDGDSTNYELIEYLKRREKRDEELLRRMDAREERLLNLLERTVVAIEALTQQSRCTHLIQPQQQQPQQTQSQKPETEVKLVNGNKKSYKKANTSEADSEDESSEKAT; encoded by the exons ATG AATACAGAAACAGCCACAAATGCTTTCCAGCATCATCACAATACCAGAGCAgctgaaaatttcttcaatgttCCAGAATCAATAACCCTGCTTAATATTGTGAAACCCGAACGTTTACAGAATAATCCAATGCCTCCTTCCACAACAGAAGATGAAAATCATCCGAATAATTCGGAGCCG GAAACTAAGTCATCCATTAATTCCTATCATCATCATCGTGCTCCCCGGACACCCGAAAGTTATTTCAATGTTCCCGAATCAATAGCCCTACTTAATATAGTCAAATCGGAACGAATACAAAGtgcatttcaatcgaatcgtaaAAACCATGCCAGTGTTTGGGAAATGGTAGCCGAAGTCCTCAATCGCTATAGTGCCCGCAAACGTTCCGCCAAGCAATGTTGCAATCGCTATGAgaatctcaaaaaaatttacacacAACTAAAGAAAAACCCCGAGCGCCATGTAAGACGAAATTGGCCTTATATGTTCTTGTTCAAAGAGATCGAAGAGCAACGAGGAGAATGTTGGGGTTCGAACAATAAACGCATTGCTTTATTGGCCAAAAATCAAGATGAACTATCGTATTATCACAGGCGAAGACAAGCAGCCGAATTTGGGGCTCTGCTGGATAAACAGACCCAGGCTGCTGTAGTGGCCCAGCATAATTTGCTTCAAAGTTTGGCAGCCGTTCATTCCAATGACTCGAATAGCAATAGCAAATTGGAACGTTTTCTTCCCAATCATTTTGTAGAGGCTCAATTGGGCAATGACACGAGTGGTAATGTTAATGGCGAGTCAGGCAATAGTAATGTTTATGATGACTCCTCTCCCATGCCTTTGCAAATGTCTCGCAAGGATCACGATAACCATGACATGCCCCATGATATGCCCGAAAATACAGCTCACAATCTGCTACAGGCTCATCTCAGTGGTGGGGCGGCAGCAGCTGCGGCGGCGGCAGCGGCTGCTGCAGCAGCTAATGGTCTTAAGGAAGCTTTGGCCCACCAGCAATTCGAAAAAGACTGTAATGGTGCATTGAATCTGCAAACCAGTGACAATAATGTTTCCATGAA TGACACTGATTCTTATAGATCGGAACCAATGTCAGATGGTGAATTCAATCCGGATGATATACAATTAATGCAAACCAATTATAATGG atcacaaaatttctacccAAATAATATCGAACACAATATTCTGCATCCCGATGTTATTGTGGACACTGATAACCTAACCGAATGCAGTAGTGGAGAGACACCTAAAACAAAGCGTAAACTTTCGACTTCGACCGATGGTGATAGTACGAATTATGAATTAATCGAATATCTAAAGAGGCGTGAAAAACGAGATGAGGAATTACTTAGACGCATGGATGCCCGCGAAGAGAGACTATTAAATTTATTGGAAAGAACTGTGGTGGCCATTGAGGCTTTGACACAACAATCACGGTGCACACACTTAATACAACCACAGCAACAGCAGCCGCAGCAAACCCAGTCACAAAAACCTGAGACCGAGGTTAAACtggtcaatggaaataaaaaatcctataaaaaggCTAATACATCAGAGGCCGATAGTGAAGATGAATCTAGTGAGAAGGCTACTTAA
- the meso18E gene encoding meso18E isoform X2 produces the protein MNTETATNAFQHHHNTRAAENFFNVPESITLLNIVKPERLQNNPMPPSTTEDENHPNNSEPETKSSINSYHHHRAPRTPESYFNVPESIALLNIVKSERIQSAFQSNRKNHASVWEMVAEVLNRYSARKRSAKQCCNRYENLKKIYTQLKKNPERHVRRNWPYMFLFKEIEEQRGECWGSNNKRIALLAKNQDELSYYHRRRQAAEFGALLDKQTQAAVVAQHNLLQSLAAVHSNDSNSNSKLERFLPNHFVEAQLGNDTSGNVNGESGNSNVYDDSSPMPLQMSRKDHDNHDMPHDMPENTAHNLLQAHLSGGAAAAAAAAAAAAAANGLKEALAHQQFEKDCNGALNLQTSDNNVSMKSEPMSDGEFNPDDIQLMQTNYNGSQNFYPNNIEHNILHPDVIVDTDNLTECSSGETPKTKRKLSTSTDGDSTNYELIEYLKRREKRDEELLRRMDAREERLLNLLERTVVAIEALTQQSRCTHLIQPQQQQPQQTQSQKPETEVKLVNGNKKSYKKANTSEADSEDESSEKAT, from the exons ATG AATACAGAAACAGCCACAAATGCTTTCCAGCATCATCACAATACCAGAGCAgctgaaaatttcttcaatgttCCAGAATCAATAACCCTGCTTAATATTGTGAAACCCGAACGTTTACAGAATAATCCAATGCCTCCTTCCACAACAGAAGATGAAAATCATCCGAATAATTCGGAGCCG GAAACTAAGTCATCCATTAATTCCTATCATCATCATCGTGCTCCCCGGACACCCGAAAGTTATTTCAATGTTCCCGAATCAATAGCCCTACTTAATATAGTCAAATCGGAACGAATACAAAGtgcatttcaatcgaatcgtaaAAACCATGCCAGTGTTTGGGAAATGGTAGCCGAAGTCCTCAATCGCTATAGTGCCCGCAAACGTTCCGCCAAGCAATGTTGCAATCGCTATGAgaatctcaaaaaaatttacacacAACTAAAGAAAAACCCCGAGCGCCATGTAAGACGAAATTGGCCTTATATGTTCTTGTTCAAAGAGATCGAAGAGCAACGAGGAGAATGTTGGGGTTCGAACAATAAACGCATTGCTTTATTGGCCAAAAATCAAGATGAACTATCGTATTATCACAGGCGAAGACAAGCAGCCGAATTTGGGGCTCTGCTGGATAAACAGACCCAGGCTGCTGTAGTGGCCCAGCATAATTTGCTTCAAAGTTTGGCAGCCGTTCATTCCAATGACTCGAATAGCAATAGCAAATTGGAACGTTTTCTTCCCAATCATTTTGTAGAGGCTCAATTGGGCAATGACACGAGTGGTAATGTTAATGGCGAGTCAGGCAATAGTAATGTTTATGATGACTCCTCTCCCATGCCTTTGCAAATGTCTCGCAAGGATCACGATAACCATGACATGCCCCATGATATGCCCGAAAATACAGCTCACAATCTGCTACAGGCTCATCTCAGTGGTGGGGCGGCAGCAGCTGCGGCGGCGGCAGCGGCTGCTGCAGCAGCTAATGGTCTTAAGGAAGCTTTGGCCCACCAGCAATTCGAAAAAGACTGTAATGGTGCATTGAATCTGCAAACCAGTGACAATAATGTTTCCATGAA ATCGGAACCAATGTCAGATGGTGAATTCAATCCGGATGATATACAATTAATGCAAACCAATTATAATGG atcacaaaatttctacccAAATAATATCGAACACAATATTCTGCATCCCGATGTTATTGTGGACACTGATAACCTAACCGAATGCAGTAGTGGAGAGACACCTAAAACAAAGCGTAAACTTTCGACTTCGACCGATGGTGATAGTACGAATTATGAATTAATCGAATATCTAAAGAGGCGTGAAAAACGAGATGAGGAATTACTTAGACGCATGGATGCCCGCGAAGAGAGACTATTAAATTTATTGGAAAGAACTGTGGTGGCCATTGAGGCTTTGACACAACAATCACGGTGCACACACTTAATACAACCACAGCAACAGCAGCCGCAGCAAACCCAGTCACAAAAACCTGAGACCGAGGTTAAACtggtcaatggaaataaaaaatcctataaaaaggCTAATACATCAGAGGCCGATAGTGAAGATGAATCTAGTGAGAAGGCTACTTAA